A genomic segment from Bradyrhizobium sp. CB1015 encodes:
- a CDS encoding acyl-[ACP]--phospholipid O-acyltransferase has translation MIRELMSSRRFAPLFWAQFFSALNDNVLKNALVIILLYSAATGHGDALVTVAGAVFIFPYFILSGLGGQLADKYVKSVVARRLKFAEIFAACFAAAGFFLHSVPLLFAALALFGTIAALFGPVKYAMLPDQLELGELATGNALVEGATFMAILLGTVAGGQFVAGSAHMGWVASAVVVLAVLSWAFASRIPQTTPSAPELPVDANPWTSTVSLLRTLYADHRLWDGTVIVSWFWLVGAIVLSLLPALIKEVVGGTEGVVTLCLAIFAIGIAIGSLFAASLSHVRPNLALVPIGAIIMGFAGLDLAWAISVTAEGHDITALGFATSFAGLRMLADFVAFAFGGGLFVVPSFAAVQAWSEPSERARIIAAGNVLQAAFMVVGSLFVALLQAAGLHVGWIFFGLGLASFGAVWFVLTKWGKEGVRDAGGLLFRALFRTEIRGLENLPPPGTRMLIAPNHVSLIDGPLLHAVLPIDASFAVDTGIAKAWWAKPFLRAVKHYTMDPTKPLAARDLIKLVAAGEPVVIFPEGRITVSGSLMKVYDGTAMIADKADAVVVPVRIEGAQRSYLSYLNSSQIKRSWFPRVTVTILPPVKLPVDQALKGKARRNAAGAALQDVMIDALVKNAMLDHTLFEALGHAYRDRDTGKVIIEDALGTKLTYRKLILGAQVLSRKLESGTGVGENVGVLLPNSAGVAVVFMALQNIGRVPAMLNFSAGPVNVLAAMKAAQVRTVLTSKAFIEKGKLDKLMAAISAEARVVYLEDVRASIGLADKIKGLLAGTTPRVPRQANDPAVVLFTSGSEGTPKGVVLSHRNILANAAQALARVDANANDKVFNVLPVFHSFGLTGGMMMPMLAGIPIYMYPSPLHYRIVPELIYQTGATILFGTDTFLTGYARSAHPYDFRTLRLVIAGAEAVKDRTRQVFMERYGIRILEGYGVTETAPVLAMNTPMANRPGTVGRLSPLMESRLDPVPGIEEGGRLSVRGPNVMLGYLKAENPGVLEQLPDGWHDTGDIVSIDSAGFITIKGRAKRFAKIAGEMVSLSAVEAIAAALWPQAGSVAVSIPDQRKGERIVLLTTEKNAERSAMQAQAKSIGASELTVPATIMVVDKVPLLGTGKTDYVTATTMAREQASAPEREVA, from the coding sequence ATGATCAGGGAATTGATGTCGTCACGCCGCTTCGCGCCGCTGTTCTGGGCGCAATTCTTCTCGGCGCTCAATGACAACGTGCTCAAGAACGCACTCGTCATCATCCTGCTCTACAGCGCGGCGACCGGCCATGGCGATGCGCTGGTGACGGTGGCAGGTGCCGTCTTCATCTTCCCCTACTTCATCCTGTCCGGACTCGGCGGCCAGCTCGCCGACAAATACGTCAAGTCCGTCGTCGCAAGGCGGCTCAAATTCGCCGAGATTTTTGCAGCTTGCTTCGCCGCTGCCGGCTTCTTCCTGCATTCGGTGCCGCTCCTGTTCGCAGCGCTCGCGCTGTTCGGCACCATCGCCGCCCTGTTCGGCCCCGTGAAATACGCGATGCTGCCGGACCAGCTCGAGCTCGGCGAGCTCGCGACCGGCAACGCGCTGGTCGAAGGCGCGACCTTCATGGCGATCCTGCTTGGCACCGTCGCCGGCGGCCAGTTCGTGGCCGGCTCCGCGCATATGGGCTGGGTCGCATCGGCCGTGGTCGTGCTGGCCGTGCTGTCCTGGGCGTTCGCGTCCCGCATTCCGCAGACGACGCCCTCCGCGCCCGAACTGCCCGTCGACGCCAATCCCTGGACCTCGACGGTGAGCCTGCTCAGGACGCTTTACGCCGACCATCGCCTCTGGGACGGCACCGTGATCGTCTCCTGGTTCTGGCTGGTCGGCGCCATCGTGCTGTCGCTGCTGCCGGCGCTGATCAAGGAGGTGGTCGGCGGCACCGAGGGCGTGGTGACGCTGTGCCTTGCCATCTTCGCGATCGGCATCGCGATCGGCTCGCTGTTTGCCGCCAGCCTCAGCCACGTTCGCCCGAACCTCGCGCTGGTGCCGATCGGCGCCATTATCATGGGGTTTGCGGGGCTCGATCTCGCCTGGGCGATCAGCGTGACCGCCGAGGGGCACGACATCACCGCGCTCGGCTTCGCCACCTCGTTCGCCGGCTTGCGCATGCTGGCCGACTTCGTCGCCTTCGCGTTCGGCGGCGGCCTGTTCGTCGTTCCGTCCTTTGCCGCGGTCCAGGCCTGGTCCGAACCTTCCGAGCGCGCCCGCATCATCGCCGCCGGCAACGTGCTGCAGGCCGCCTTCATGGTTGTCGGCTCGCTGTTCGTCGCGCTGCTGCAGGCGGCGGGTCTCCATGTCGGCTGGATCTTCTTCGGCCTCGGGCTCGCCAGCTTCGGCGCGGTGTGGTTCGTGCTGACCAAGTGGGGCAAGGAAGGCGTGCGCGATGCCGGCGGGCTGCTGTTCCGGGCGCTGTTCCGCACCGAGATCCGCGGGCTCGAAAACCTGCCGCCTCCGGGAACGCGCATGCTGATCGCGCCGAACCATGTCAGCCTGATCGACGGCCCGCTGCTGCACGCCGTGCTGCCGATCGATGCGAGCTTCGCGGTCGATACCGGCATCGCCAAGGCCTGGTGGGCCAAGCCGTTCCTGCGCGCCGTCAAGCACTACACCATGGATCCGACCAAGCCGCTGGCCGCGCGCGACCTGATCAAGCTCGTCGCCGCAGGCGAGCCCGTCGTGATCTTCCCGGAAGGCCGGATCACCGTCTCCGGCTCGCTGATGAAGGTGTATGACGGCACCGCGATGATCGCGGACAAGGCCGACGCCGTCGTCGTGCCGGTCCGCATCGAAGGCGCGCAGCGCTCCTACCTCAGCTATCTCAACTCCAGCCAGATCAAGCGGTCCTGGTTCCCACGCGTGACGGTCACGATCCTGCCGCCGGTCAAGCTTCCGGTCGACCAAGCGCTCAAGGGCAAGGCACGCCGCAACGCCGCCGGCGCCGCGCTGCAGGACGTCATGATCGACGCCCTCGTCAAGAACGCCATGCTCGATCACACGCTGTTCGAAGCGCTCGGCCACGCCTATCGCGACCGCGACACCGGCAAGGTCATCATCGAGGACGCGCTCGGCACCAAGCTGACCTATCGCAAGCTGATCCTGGGCGCGCAGGTACTGAGCCGGAAGCTGGAGAGCGGCACCGGCGTCGGCGAGAATGTCGGCGTGCTGCTGCCGAACTCCGCCGGCGTCGCCGTCGTCTTCATGGCGCTGCAGAACATCGGCCGGGTGCCGGCGATGCTCAACTTCTCGGCCGGACCGGTCAACGTGCTCGCCGCCATGAAGGCCGCGCAGGTCAGGACGGTGCTGACCTCGAAGGCCTTCATCGAGAAGGGCAAGCTCGACAAGCTGATGGCCGCAATCTCCGCCGAGGCGCGCGTGGTCTATCTGGAGGACGTCCGTGCCTCGATCGGCCTGGCCGACAAGATCAAGGGCCTGCTCGCCGGCACGACGCCGCGCGTGCCCCGTCAGGCCAACGATCCCGCCGTCGTGCTGTTCACGTCAGGCTCGGAAGGAACGCCGAAGGGCGTCGTGCTGTCCCACCGCAACATCCTCGCCAACGCGGCGCAGGCGCTTGCGCGGGTCGACGCCAACGCCAACGACAAGGTGTTCAACGTGCTGCCGGTGTTCCACTCGTTTGGACTCACGGGCGGGATGATGATGCCAATGCTGGCGGGCATTCCGATCTACATGTATCCCTCGCCGCTGCACTACCGCATCGTGCCCGAGCTGATCTACCAGACCGGCGCGACGATCCTGTTCGGCACCGACACGTTCCTGACCGGCTATGCCCGCTCGGCGCACCCTTACGACTTCCGCACCCTGCGCCTCGTGATTGCCGGCGCCGAAGCGGTCAAGGATCGCACGCGGCAGGTGTTCATGGAGCGCTACGGCATCCGCATCCTCGAAGGCTACGGCGTCACCGAGACGGCGCCGGTGCTGGCGATGAACACGCCGATGGCCAACCGCCCCGGCACCGTCGGGCGCCTGTCGCCGCTGATGGAAAGCCGCCTCGATCCAGTCCCCGGCATCGAGGAAGGCGGACGCCTGTCGGTGCGGGGCCCGAACGTGATGCTCGGATATCTCAAGGCCGAAAATCCCGGCGTGCTCGAACAGCTGCCCGATGGCTGGCACGACACCGGCGACATCGTATCGATCGACTCCGCCGGCTTCATCACCATCAAGGGCCGCGCCAAGCGCTTTGCCAAGATCGCGGGCGAGATGGTCTCGCTGTCAGCGGTCGAAGCCATCGCGGCGGCGTTGTGGCCGCAAGCCGGCTCGGTCGCGGTCTCGATCCCCGACCAGCGCAAGGGCGAGCGCATCGTGCTGCTGACCACGGAGAAGAACGCCGAGCGCAGTGCGATGCAGGCCCAGGCCAAGTCCATCGGCGCCTCCGAGCTCACCGTTCCCGCAACGATCATGGTGGTCGACAAGGTGCCGCTGCTCGGCACCGGCAAGACCGACTATGTCACTGCGACGACGATGGCCCGCGAGCAGGCGTCGGCGCCCGAGCGTGAGGTGGCGTAG
- the tcuB gene encoding tricarballylate utilization 4Fe-4S protein TcuB yields the protein MHGTRILDEADRLMTVCNSCRYCEGLCAVFPAMEMRRAFSDGDLNYLANLCHSCGACYVDCQFSPPHEFNVNVPKTLAVARAESYAAYAWPQALSGAFARNGLVISIIAALSMAAFILGFAALSDRGVLFGVHTGPGAFYKLMPHNAMAALFGAAFLYAILALVMSVRAFWCDIGAPIGNRADGGSIFQAIRDAGELRYLHGGGVGCYNEDDKPTDRRKLYHHLTFYGFLLCFAATSVATLYHYLLGREAPYPFWDLPVVLGTLGGIGLIVGPIGLFAAKMRRDPALLDEFSYGMDVGFIAMLFLTGITGMLLLVLRETAAMGPLLALHLGVVFALFITMPYGKFVHGIYRFAALVRYAQERRTAA from the coding sequence ATGCACGGAACTAGGATTCTCGACGAGGCCGACCGTCTGATGACGGTCTGCAATTCCTGCCGCTATTGCGAGGGTCTGTGCGCGGTGTTTCCGGCGATGGAGATGCGCCGCGCCTTCTCCGATGGCGATCTCAACTACCTCGCCAATCTCTGCCATTCCTGCGGCGCGTGCTACGTCGACTGCCAGTTCTCACCGCCGCACGAGTTCAACGTCAACGTCCCGAAGACGCTGGCGGTTGCGCGCGCCGAGTCCTATGCGGCCTATGCCTGGCCGCAGGCGCTCTCCGGCGCCTTCGCGCGCAACGGCCTCGTCATCAGCATCATCGCCGCGCTCAGCATGGCGGCCTTCATTCTCGGCTTTGCCGCCTTGAGTGACCGCGGCGTGTTGTTCGGCGTGCATACCGGCCCCGGCGCCTTCTACAAGCTGATGCCGCACAACGCGATGGCCGCGCTGTTCGGCGCCGCATTCCTTTACGCGATCCTCGCCCTCGTCATGAGCGTGCGCGCCTTCTGGTGCGACATCGGCGCACCCATCGGCAACCGTGCCGATGGCGGCTCGATCTTTCAGGCGATCCGCGACGCCGGCGAGCTGCGCTATCTCCATGGCGGCGGGGTCGGCTGTTACAACGAGGACGACAAGCCCACCGACAGGCGCAAGCTCTATCACCACCTGACCTTCTATGGCTTCCTGCTGTGCTTCGCAGCGACCTCTGTTGCGACGCTCTATCACTATCTGCTCGGCCGCGAGGCGCCGTATCCGTTTTGGGACCTGCCCGTGGTGCTCGGCACGCTCGGCGGCATCGGCCTCATCGTCGGGCCGATCGGCCTGTTCGCCGCCAAGATGCGGCGCGATCCCGCGCTGCTCGACGAGTTCAGCTACGGCATGGATGTCGGTTTCATCGCCATGCTGTTCCTGACCGGCATCACCGGCATGCTGCTGCTGGTGCTGCGCGAGACCGCCGCGATGGGACCGCTGCTCGCGCTGCATCTCGGCGTCGTGTTCGCATTGTTCATCACCATGCCCTATGGCAAATTCGTGCACGGCATCTATCGCTTTGCGGCGCTGGTGCGTTACGCGCAGGAGCGGCGGACGGCGGCGTGA
- a CDS encoding autotransporter domain-containing protein, protein MPWNDLIAPRNIVRATTSRRRALLLSTTIGALGSSLPGFITPAQAVCVMTGSGTLTTLQSGDSITCVGSNTQIKTAAVVTGVTVNIGDGTTATTVSDPTFASIFLQFASNSAVRVFGNASITSSSNDGIDVSGGGNNTITIDAGAVIAATAFSSSSIALANSNNNVVEIAGTVGSGAIGSIGVSIGAGAANNQVNILSSGLVQSGNVAAIDLNSAADGNVINNAGTISSVGTAISGSNSQDTIVNSGAISSSGVSTAVDLRDGSDVFELRAGSNVTGYVKAGNGLDTLRLGGTVNSTFDLGTFGAAKQFREFEVLEKTGSSTWTLTGTTMDAATMIVQAGTLIVNGSVPNSGTVVSGGTLSGSGTIGSLTVLSGGTVAPGNLGQLVVNSNAAFQSGSIYAISVNAAGQSDKIAAASATLTGGTVAVTTLAGAYNPSTQYTILSTTAGLTGSFSGVTVSGYNPQLFASSLSYDGFSVLLTLIYNNTAFLSIAQTQNQKSVAGALSAFGSNLPFLSAFAGLSDAELRYKLDQLSGEPATGAQQGAFQLTGQFLGLMLDPFLDGRAGAGAAGGALGFSPERAALPEDIALAYGKVMGTSPAKAAAFEERWAAWGTAFGGVNRTSGDAVVIGSHDLSARAGGIAAGADYHFSRDALVGFALSGGGARWDLAQAIGGGRSEAVQAGVYTAVRNGPVYFAASLAVANHWMSTDRLAPFGNQLTAKFDAQTVGGRIEGGYRFATPIGGFTPYAAAQAQTFRTPTYTETDPAGSGFGLTYRGRTASDTRSELGARFDRATLVSPSAVLTVRARAAWAHDWVSDPTLVAAFQALPGASFIVNGATPAKDAALASAGAELKFSNGVALSAKFDGELAAHSTTYSGTASLRYAW, encoded by the coding sequence GTGCCTTGGAATGATTTGATCGCCCCGCGCAATATCGTTCGCGCAACGACGTCCCGGCGGCGCGCGCTTCTCTTGAGCACCACGATCGGTGCCCTGGGCAGCTCGCTGCCGGGGTTCATCACGCCGGCACAAGCGGTGTGTGTGATGACCGGCAGCGGCACGCTAACGACGCTTCAATCGGGCGATTCAATTACCTGCGTCGGGAGCAACACCCAGATCAAAACAGCAGCCGTAGTCACTGGCGTCACCGTCAACATCGGGGACGGCACCACCGCGACCACGGTGAGCGACCCCACCTTTGCGAGCATATTTCTTCAATTCGCTTCCAACAGCGCAGTCAGGGTCTTCGGCAACGCGTCGATCACATCCAGCAGCAACGACGGCATCGACGTGAGCGGTGGAGGCAACAACACCATAACGATCGATGCCGGGGCGGTGATTGCAGCGACAGCCTTTTCCTCGTCGAGCATCGCCCTCGCCAATTCGAACAACAACGTCGTCGAAATCGCCGGCACGGTGGGAAGCGGCGCCATTGGATCTATCGGAGTCAGCATCGGCGCTGGAGCGGCGAACAACCAGGTGAACATCTTGTCGAGCGGCCTCGTGCAGTCCGGCAATGTCGCTGCCATCGATCTCAACAGCGCAGCTGACGGCAACGTCATCAACAATGCCGGAACGATCTCGAGTGTCGGCACAGCAATTTCGGGCTCGAACAGTCAAGACACCATCGTCAATTCGGGCGCGATCAGCAGCAGCGGGGTCAGCACTGCCGTCGACCTCAGAGACGGGAGCGACGTCTTCGAACTGCGTGCCGGATCAAACGTCACGGGATATGTCAAAGCCGGCAACGGATTGGACACGCTGCGCCTGGGTGGGACTGTCAACAGTACTTTCGACCTCGGCACATTCGGCGCGGCCAAGCAGTTTCGGGAATTCGAGGTTCTGGAAAAGACCGGCAGCTCCACTTGGACGCTGACAGGAACCACGATGGACGCGGCCACCATGATCGTCCAGGCCGGCACCCTCATCGTCAACGGCTCGGTGCCCAACAGCGGGACGGTCGTCAGCGGCGGCACGCTCAGTGGCAGCGGCACGATCGGATCACTCACAGTGCTGTCGGGCGGCACGGTCGCGCCCGGCAATCTCGGTCAGCTCGTCGTCAACAGCAATGCGGCGTTCCAGTCAGGGTCGATCTACGCGATCTCGGTCAATGCGGCCGGGCAATCAGACAAGATTGCCGCCGCGAGCGCGACGCTGACCGGCGGCACCGTCGCCGTCACCACACTTGCAGGCGCCTACAACCCCTCGACGCAGTATACCATCCTCAGCACGACGGCTGGCCTCACCGGGAGTTTCTCGGGGGTCACTGTCAGCGGGTACAACCCACAGCTCTTTGCGTCCTCCCTCAGCTATGATGGGTTCAGCGTCTTGCTGACGCTCATCTACAACAACACCGCATTCCTCTCCATTGCCCAGACGCAGAATCAAAAATCCGTAGCGGGCGCGCTGAGCGCATTCGGCTCCAACCTGCCTTTCCTGTCCGCGTTCGCGGGTCTCAGCGACGCCGAGCTCCGTTACAAGCTGGATCAGCTCTCGGGAGAACCCGCAACCGGCGCGCAGCAGGGTGCCTTCCAGCTGACCGGCCAATTCCTTGGTCTCATGCTCGATCCCTTTCTCGACGGACGCGCCGGCGCAGGCGCGGCCGGCGGAGCACTCGGCTTCAGCCCCGAACGCGCCGCACTGCCGGAGGACATCGCACTCGCCTATGGCAAGGTCATGGGGACATCGCCCGCGAAAGCGGCGGCCTTCGAAGAGCGCTGGGCGGCATGGGGCACGGCTTTCGGCGGCGTCAACCGCACCAGCGGCGATGCCGTCGTGATCGGCAGCCACGACCTCAGCGCGCGTGCGGGCGGCATCGCGGCCGGCGCCGATTATCACTTCAGCCGCGACGCGCTGGTCGGCTTCGCGCTCTCCGGCGGCGGCGCCAGATGGGACCTCGCGCAGGCGATCGGCGGCGGCCGGAGCGAGGCGGTCCAGGCCGGCGTCTACACCGCGGTTCGCAACGGACCTGTCTATTTCGCCGCCTCTCTCGCCGTGGCCAATCATTGGATGTCGACGGACCGCCTGGCACCGTTCGGCAACCAGCTCACCGCAAAGTTCGATGCTCAGACCGTCGGCGGCCGCATCGAGGGCGGCTATCGCTTCGCCACGCCGATCGGCGGCTTCACGCCCTACGCGGCTGCGCAGGCGCAGACATTTCGCACGCCGACTTATACCGAGACAGATCCGGCCGGCAGCGGATTTGGGCTGACCTATCGGGGACGCACGGCCTCCGACACGCGGAGCGAACTCGGCGCACGCTTCGATCGGGCGACGCTGGTCTCGCCGAGTGCCGTCCTGACGGTACGGGCTCGCGCAGCCTGGGCCCACGATTGGGTGAGCGATCCGACGCTCGTCGCCGCCTTCCAGGCTCTGCCCGGCGCCAGCTTCATCGTCAATGGCGCGACGCCGGCGAAAGACGCGGCGCTCGCATCCGCCGGTGCCGAGCTGAAGTTTTCGAACGGTGTTGCCCTGTCGGCCAAGTTCGACGGCGAGCTCGCGGCCCACAGCACCACTTATTCCGGCACCGCGAGCCTGCGCTACGCCTGGTAG
- the tcuA gene encoding FAD-dependent tricarballylate dehydrogenase TcuA, which yields MSSKYDVLVIGGGNAALCAAISARRGGASVLVLEGAPKFYRGGNTRHTRNMRCAHDAATEILTGPYSEEEFWEDLLRVTGGQTDEVLARHMIHESKDILNWIVEQGVRWQPSLGGTLSLGRTNSFFLGGGRAMLNALYLTAERLGVEVEYDAEVTDLVIEDGMFLAARLKRPIRGETEIRATSLVAAAGGFEANIEWLKQYWGEAADNFLIRGTPYNRGSILKMLLDKGVQEVGDPTQCHAVAIDARAPKFDGGIITRHDSVVFGIVVNKHAQRFYDEGEDIWPKRYAIWGRLVAAQPDQIAYIIFDSTVVTSFMPTLFPPIAGQTVAELAGKLELDPVALEKTITEFNAAVRPGTFDHTILDDCVTEGITPPKTHWARRIETPPFLAYPVRPGITFTYLGTRVNKEARMLMKGGKPSANMFAAGEIMAGNVLGKGYAAGMGMTIGSVFGRIAGREAAKHARN from the coding sequence ATGAGCAGCAAATACGACGTGCTGGTGATCGGCGGCGGCAATGCGGCCCTGTGCGCGGCGATCAGCGCGCGGCGCGGCGGCGCCTCGGTGCTGGTGCTCGAAGGCGCGCCAAAATTCTACCGCGGCGGCAACACCCGCCACACCCGCAACATGCGCTGCGCCCATGACGCGGCGACCGAAATCCTGACCGGCCCCTACAGCGAGGAGGAGTTCTGGGAGGATCTCTTGCGCGTCACCGGCGGGCAAACCGACGAGGTGCTGGCGCGCCACATGATCCACGAATCCAAGGACATCCTGAACTGGATCGTGGAGCAGGGGGTACGCTGGCAGCCCTCTCTCGGCGGCACGCTGAGCCTCGGCCGCACCAACTCCTTCTTCCTCGGCGGCGGCCGGGCGATGCTGAACGCGCTTTATCTCACCGCCGAGCGGCTCGGCGTCGAGGTCGAATACGACGCCGAGGTCACCGACCTCGTGATCGAGGACGGCATGTTCCTCGCCGCACGCCTCAAGCGGCCGATCAGGGGCGAGACCGAGATCCGCGCCACCTCGCTGGTCGCCGCGGCCGGCGGGTTCGAGGCGAACATCGAGTGGCTCAAGCAATATTGGGGCGAAGCCGCCGACAACTTCCTGATCCGCGGCACGCCCTATAACCGCGGCTCGATCCTGAAGATGCTGCTCGACAAGGGCGTGCAGGAGGTCGGCGATCCCACCCAATGTCATGCGGTCGCGATCGATGCTCGCGCGCCGAAATTCGACGGCGGCATCATCACGCGACACGACTCCGTCGTGTTCGGCATCGTCGTCAACAAGCACGCCCAGCGCTTCTACGACGAGGGCGAGGACATCTGGCCGAAGCGCTACGCGATCTGGGGCCGGCTGGTCGCGGCGCAGCCCGACCAGATCGCCTATATCATCTTCGATTCCACCGTCGTGACCAGCTTCATGCCGACGCTGTTTCCGCCGATCGCCGGGCAGACGGTCGCGGAGCTCGCCGGCAAGCTCGAGCTCGATCCGGTCGCGTTGGAAAAGACCATCACCGAGTTCAACGCGGCAGTGCGTCCCGGCACCTTCGACCACACCATTCTGGACGATTGCGTGACGGAGGGCATCACGCCGCCAAAGACGCATTGGGCGCGCCGGATCGAGACGCCGCCTTTTCTCGCCTATCCGGTGCGGCCCGGCATCACCTTCACCTATCTCGGCACGCGCGTGAACAAGGAGGCGCGAATGCTGATGAAGGGCGGCAAGCCGTCCGCCAACATGTTTGCGGCCGGCGAGATCATGGCGGGCAATGTGCTCGGCAAGGGCTATGCAGCCGGCATGGGCATGACCATCGGCAGCGTGTTCGGGCGGATCGCAGGACGGGAAGCGGCGAAACATGCACGGAACTAG
- a CDS encoding TetR/AcrR family transcriptional regulator, which translates to MNNVQEESLRDQKKFRRRLQIVEIARGIISAKGLRSLKVRDVAEAAGCSVGSIYNEFGDFDGVILTVNRETVQALTARLRGVPAEDPVRQLYGLAETYLDFFAAHANLLRSLFEHRMEDDRPYPDDILQMVMDAFALMHPPLVRLLPDADDVKIALLSRTLFSAVHGIISLGLEERMVAVPSQMLRQQIEQFVDTHLRGLGILPVGARPSR; encoded by the coding sequence ATGAACAATGTTCAAGAAGAATCGCTGCGCGATCAAAAAAAATTTCGGCGCCGGCTCCAGATCGTCGAGATCGCCCGCGGCATCATCTCAGCTAAGGGGCTGAGATCATTGAAGGTTCGAGACGTTGCGGAGGCGGCCGGCTGCTCGGTTGGTAGCATCTATAACGAGTTCGGCGACTTCGACGGGGTCATCCTGACGGTGAACCGGGAAACGGTTCAGGCACTCACGGCCCGGCTCCGGGGTGTTCCCGCCGAGGATCCGGTTCGCCAGCTCTATGGGCTCGCCGAGACCTATCTCGACTTCTTCGCCGCGCACGCCAACCTGCTGCGCTCCCTGTTCGAGCATCGGATGGAGGACGATCGCCCCTATCCGGACGACATCCTCCAGATGGTGATGGATGCGTTCGCGCTGATGCATCCGCCCTTGGTGCGGCTATTGCCGGACGCGGATGACGTGAAGATCGCGCTGCTGTCGCGCACGCTGTTTTCCGCCGTGCATGGCATCATCTCGCTCGGCCTCGAGGAGCGCATGGTAGCCGTGCCGTCGCAGATGCTGCGCCAGCAGATCGAACAGTTCGTCGACACCCATCTCAGAGGTCTCGGCATTTTGCCGGTCGGTGCACGGCCGTCTCGATGA